From Enterococcus mundtii, the proteins below share one genomic window:
- a CDS encoding P-II family nitrogen regulator — MNDLVALNLEMIVTIVDGGIGEDVIDYSKKAGASGGTILHGRGSGVHDTGKFLGLDISPEKDIVLTLVPDSLTNEVMDAIGKGIKIDVPGNGICFSIDIDKVIGITKIHQYREVVEMKDLLEDN, encoded by the coding sequence ATGAATGATTTAGTCGCACTAAATCTCGAGATGATCGTCACGATCGTGGATGGTGGCATTGGGGAAGATGTGATCGATTACTCAAAGAAGGCTGGCGCATCAGGGGGGACGATTTTACATGGACGTGGTTCTGGCGTCCATGACACAGGAAAATTCTTAGGATTAGATATCTCACCGGAAAAGGATATCGTTCTGACATTAGTACCAGATAGTTTGACAAACGAAGTGATGGATGCGATAGGAAAAGGCATCAAGATCGATGTTCCGGGTAATGGTATTTGTTTTAGTATTGATATCGATAAAGTAATTGGTATTACGAAAATCCATCAATATCGCGAAGTTGTTGAAATGAAAGATTTATTAGAAGATAATTGA
- a CDS encoding DUF1538 domain-containing protein: protein MRKNFKEVIIAIMPMTVLIVILTFVFAPLDVETMGRFILGAIMMMVGMSLFLFGADYSMMEVGDLVGKYMIKKKSLPIIISLGFLIGIVITIAEPSVQVLGQQVFDISDGEIGRVLLIGIVSVGTGVFLAFALLRVVFKLSYYRLMVIGYLAVLIASFFTSNEFMPIAFDAGGVTTGPVTVPFILALAGGMTSMIRQGKNENDSFGMVGIASLGPILAVMILGVIFQ, encoded by the coding sequence ATGAGGAAAAATTTTAAAGAAGTAATCATTGCAATCATGCCTATGACGGTATTGATCGTTATCCTGACCTTTGTATTTGCACCATTAGATGTTGAAACCATGGGAAGATTCATCTTAGGAGCAATCATGATGATGGTTGGTATGAGTCTCTTTTTATTTGGTGCTGATTATTCGATGATGGAAGTTGGTGATTTGGTCGGTAAATATATGATCAAAAAGAAAAGTCTACCAATCATCATTAGTTTGGGTTTTCTGATTGGGATCGTGATCACGATTGCCGAACCCTCGGTGCAAGTATTGGGTCAACAAGTATTTGATATTTCGGATGGAGAGATTGGTCGAGTCTTATTGATCGGTATAGTCAGTGTTGGAACCGGCGTATTTTTAGCTTTTGCACTACTACGAGTCGTATTTAAACTATCTTATTATCGATTGATGGTGATCGGTTATCTTGCGGTACTTATCGCTTCCTTCTTTACAAGTAATGAATTTATGCCGATTGCTTTTGATGCAGGTGGAGTCACAACTGGCCCAGTGACTGTTCCGTTTATTCTAGCCTTGGCTGGTGGAATGACAAGTATGATCCGCCAAGGGAAAAATGAAAACGATAGCTTTGGAATGGTTGGTATTGCCTCACTTGGTCCTATCTTGGCTGTCATGATCCTGGGGGTGATCTTCCAATGA
- a CDS encoding QWxxN domain: MTKDSYSEEIGKLYNRRHEDFKQLNDQMWPNYRTNQMGNTLTPKGLRSLTGYLYICNILGNFQIVGEVPLTRQQVGKKQSAAFKEDTHLKVRQKEKKFTMDSPSSSSSVDLKRFSYPDFHETANPLIEQLSSTNPMIYLTAKAHQWNLNMQQLAQLFSKRANYTMNRELSNQKQPDSQKSFNHTQNQFSKIRQAAVLRAQQSNEQQTLTLSQNHFEPRTEETDSSYFIAKNSAEKLKNVFEANVNYQFRSTDIIPSGSTSKIVSINEDSLIAAFWKDMTDQFTIFFSVPENATFTEQMKDLNGISVLDLFLGMMNRVFYRNDEQQILSDDQAKNAESVSASLVDFLPESFQGLFFSKKSSITQVREEGIFSQLWSLTNKLSDTLDDYIDKWDVLKVKGVEAAPWFDISPLNPRSDHRLESSLKSYETLQMETSNIVFLATKRYIQVNLPEYELGEKQLPFWFNYALFQERNETEKINTAVKKYLREEGSGWWLEDDTSMRYVFTNLQKLENSEVVEKVIARRTQIAHIIFDTCGLSTHGLTDERANAIFLQWRNNNIFKNVQFKIIKKIIWTPSNVLSNEEKNKPVSETTPATISSKKTDLERIDELVTDLMNNRNLLVNDGELLPIFYYQYDLFEHREKTSKVNQQLKKLLGKSGITPSSDSGLELVKAIEKYSQEDWGSKKSYKSRKIQYLAYVILKAYGVGQSRLGDSLSANQLFGIFMQWKANTLLEKNEYKKIDQQTIYYKLSPWEDSLLARNQEQKSESNQIYDDFINERYDLISHEHPLIPFVYYPPLFEVRNNIVKAVYDLKKILDEKGIPTQGASLADVSKAVDHWIIAGETYKTIIKRVKKIAKIIVKTYKLEEKDLSIDKAVAIYLQWGNNNAYYGYTIEKDKRNYAYEWNKGNKREELDKKIITFLRENEIDSSKPTISEPLAFSLPNFTIEQYELICKNMTNFLSERGFANDLSNKNILVESAAKWALVEGLEIDTIDWGKLKELVRVILGDEKERVISNEEAQQIFVQWMKDTIEMDTPSLEVKPKDNTLEQKQSQSMSKAIVSKWQSENIKNQIELFFRQKGLLSERPTKEDILLAVGKWFTQEGVGTVLMPEKVQAVAKVILNELDLYGGKSDEKISNKDAEATVMKWVFETVLEKSVETYIVQNIISAPDPATFTIGRLRKLFEVHELIEAGLIEQRPKKEEQETITKLWILLTKKMLPNYFLETSQLADELLISDYESLMQLIGSKFLEDTGYHSNFNKNETNTLGMFLFDIATHQGIDNLNELNYFFVPALLATAQLEPERLNKAMELGIHKEFALSSFMSYYQKGYFNYMENQEDVEHLYQEYEEAFINWRRKKGLVNEVLAECERLGIRVSLFGDQVYLDGGNPCPGPWIPRDIEKWYTELTKEVADKHRALNKKLMEYAFHSLNIEDFNFIISPKTHIYEAFTQLKNEVRYYAPSAPGSIPPVFFGNRETWLDTTLNLEKTNILVAVNEKEERVYALKNLDKEGGYAIYRVDKDPMLYLKYGLFDKKNVWGGGYSKVGEKIRIGNKDYTFSSQVDRMNALTSKGDLRTVIDRIAQKHRDQLYRQLYDSGNDKTVASAAWDGVKHFIPFYDCIVGINNRDTKGAAISCTIDVVLLLPVLGQVTSLNLKFGLSVAKAAIVGGAEGIVKNSVRALPNIAEIESLVIGAIRYIDPGVELVKGSSQLVLQKLINMKTRAFIRKDIKPLLVKLNKIKKPSEPLSKELISAQLKKNGPKVFVKRVKAQLYMRVTNLKTRDVFGEFYTLRGGQLRVFEGQASFTSDQLDLINRLSSKVDIDQQFVEEKNLNVKFYGDGMILTGKKEGEQSSRYIVMKNKITPIRVTVIKEQGVRYDICEGERVFPVNYNGIEWYFEPATSRTLSEEVLQKVGKNIDKFQSLKEPNTLSPPDDLGLMSSETGRTYIKINERYVPLVLFHKEKQRYHLVKNDILEPMTVLRLDLANDQFRFETELEKRALKFQSYAQPAGGKDDVSDDQIPSTSKGADSLFDHLASSSSQVFVDNRYPPYFQLPDTLPYAKEWNKLRQAIQLPDGTDIVEDPKVIVPVLSEFVPELPPYVISDEAKLREKITSAIKEYFPEGSNPNYRVFSGIDITKAPESLKPFLKQFTAEFKNAHENFQKFIDKEKELSKEKALAPTTAGAYLIEMFRLSDAENQEQILKEIMKRLLSVAKKSTQLLEQTEDFNFKNIWLVSTDLLRDEVTKNYYSQIKGRMGAHAFVMRFDPECRIIFMLDGFHVNPATRPGIQAQPSSKDTLMHEVTHIVASSDDLISCPSSPIGFRSSGEDLRKRYEVNFLKLIHGEGFDSFVENVSEMLNLPTVTKQAVFNAVLTDKMLKANLQITDAEMLMTCIRDIGLGRNFFERAPVKRSLADQLGNGDLLFALAVIEVVNVENLVTEHQLETTLENAEKTTEINVSQHTQAPSGNRSFSTIKNIGKTNSNDTNTRLMHKQEIRKRAELNL, translated from the coding sequence GTGACTAAAGACAGTTATTCCGAAGAGATTGGTAAATTGTACAATAGACGTCACGAGGATTTTAAACAGTTAAATGATCAAATGTGGCCGAATTATCGTACAAATCAAATGGGAAATACGCTTACGCCAAAAGGTCTAAGAAGTTTAACAGGTTACCTTTATATTTGCAATATCTTAGGTAACTTTCAAATAGTAGGGGAAGTCCCACTGACACGTCAGCAAGTGGGAAAGAAACAGTCAGCTGCTTTTAAAGAAGATACTCATTTAAAGGTTCGCCAAAAAGAAAAGAAATTCACGATGGATAGCCCCTCATCAAGTTCAAGTGTAGACCTCAAACGTTTCAGCTATCCAGACTTTCATGAAACAGCCAATCCCCTCATTGAGCAACTATCCTCAACTAATCCAATGATTTATCTAACGGCTAAAGCACATCAATGGAATCTCAACATGCAGCAGCTTGCCCAGCTATTCTCAAAACGCGCCAATTATACGATGAATAGAGAACTTTCTAATCAAAAGCAACCTGACTCCCAGAAGTCTTTCAATCATACTCAAAACCAGTTTAGCAAAATCCGCCAAGCAGCTGTTCTGAGAGCACAGCAATCAAATGAACAGCAAACCCTAACTCTCTCCCAAAATCACTTTGAGCCACGTACAGAAGAAACCGATTCCTCCTATTTTATAGCAAAAAATTCGGCTGAGAAATTAAAAAATGTATTTGAAGCCAATGTTAACTATCAGTTTAGATCAACTGACATCATTCCTTCAGGCAGTACCAGCAAGATAGTTTCGATCAATGAGGATTCGTTGATAGCAGCTTTTTGGAAAGATATGACCGATCAATTCACTATTTTTTTTAGCGTTCCTGAAAATGCAACCTTCACGGAACAAATGAAAGATTTAAACGGTATTTCAGTGCTCGATCTTTTTCTGGGGATGATGAATCGAGTATTTTACAGGAACGATGAGCAACAAATTCTATCAGATGATCAAGCCAAGAATGCAGAGTCAGTATCTGCATCACTCGTTGATTTCTTACCGGAATCTTTTCAAGGACTGTTTTTTTCAAAAAAAAGTTCGATCACACAGGTTAGAGAGGAAGGGATCTTCTCACAGCTTTGGAGTTTAACAAATAAACTATCAGATACTTTGGATGATTATATTGATAAATGGGATGTTCTGAAAGTAAAGGGAGTTGAAGCAGCTCCATGGTTTGATATTAGCCCATTGAATCCACGGTCTGATCATCGATTGGAATCTTCGTTGAAATCCTATGAGACTTTGCAAATGGAAACCTCTAATATTGTTTTTTTAGCTACTAAAAGATACATTCAAGTTAACTTGCCTGAGTACGAGTTGGGTGAAAAACAACTACCATTTTGGTTTAATTACGCTCTTTTTCAAGAACGGAATGAAACGGAAAAAATCAATACAGCGGTCAAAAAATATCTACGAGAGGAGGGTTCTGGCTGGTGGCTGGAAGACGATACCTCAATGCGTTATGTATTCACAAATCTACAAAAATTGGAAAATAGCGAAGTAGTTGAAAAAGTGATTGCTAGAAGAACACAGATTGCACATATCATTTTTGATACTTGTGGCCTCTCAACACACGGACTGACTGATGAGCGAGCAAATGCTATTTTCCTTCAATGGCGAAATAATAATATATTTAAAAATGTTCAATTTAAAATAATAAAAAAGATTATATGGACACCTTCAAATGTTCTGAGTAATGAAGAAAAAAACAAGCCTGTGAGTGAGACGACACCTGCCACAATTTCCTCTAAGAAAACAGACTTAGAGCGAATTGATGAACTTGTGACAGATCTCATGAATAATCGTAACCTTCTTGTAAACGACGGAGAGTTATTACCGATTTTTTATTACCAATATGATCTTTTTGAGCATAGGGAAAAAACTAGTAAGGTGAATCAACAATTGAAGAAACTCCTTGGAAAAAGTGGTATTACACCCTCTTCTGACAGTGGATTGGAACTGGTAAAGGCAATCGAAAAGTATAGCCAAGAAGATTGGGGCTCAAAGAAGTCATATAAATCAAGAAAAATACAGTATCTTGCTTATGTTATTTTGAAAGCTTATGGAGTGGGACAAAGCAGACTAGGAGATTCCCTATCAGCCAATCAGTTATTCGGAATTTTCATGCAGTGGAAAGCCAATACCTTACTTGAGAAAAATGAGTATAAGAAAATAGATCAGCAAACGATTTATTATAAGTTATCTCCATGGGAAGATTCTTTATTAGCCCGTAATCAAGAACAAAAAAGTGAAAGTAATCAAATCTATGATGATTTCATCAATGAGCGCTATGACTTGATATCTCATGAACATCCATTGATTCCCTTTGTCTATTATCCGCCACTTTTTGAAGTAAGGAATAACATAGTAAAAGCAGTTTATGATTTGAAAAAGATATTAGATGAAAAGGGAATCCCAACTCAGGGAGCGTCCCTGGCGGATGTATCAAAAGCGGTAGATCATTGGATTATTGCTGGAGAGACCTATAAAACAATAATTAAACGAGTAAAAAAAATAGCAAAAATCATTGTAAAAACGTATAAACTCGAGGAAAAAGATTTATCGATTGATAAAGCTGTTGCCATCTATCTTCAGTGGGGGAATAATAATGCGTATTATGGGTATACAATTGAAAAAGACAAAAGAAACTATGCCTATGAATGGAACAAAGGAAATAAAAGGGAAGAATTAGATAAGAAAATCATCACTTTTTTACGTGAGAATGAGATTGATTCCTCAAAACCAACGATTAGTGAACCATTGGCTTTTTCTTTACCTAATTTTACTATTGAACAATATGAGCTTATATGCAAAAATATGACCAATTTTTTATCAGAAAGAGGTTTTGCTAACGATCTAAGTAATAAAAATATCTTGGTGGAAAGTGCCGCTAAATGGGCATTAGTAGAAGGGTTAGAAATTGATACGATCGATTGGGGGAAATTGAAAGAATTAGTTCGGGTAATTCTAGGGGATGAAAAAGAGAGGGTGATCTCTAACGAAGAAGCCCAACAAATATTTGTCCAGTGGATGAAAGATACAATAGAAATGGATACTCCATCTTTGGAAGTGAAACCTAAAGATAATACTTTAGAGCAAAAACAATCTCAGTCTATGAGTAAAGCGATAGTTTCAAAATGGCAATCTGAAAATATCAAGAATCAAATTGAACTTTTTTTTCGACAAAAAGGATTGCTATCTGAACGACCCACGAAAGAAGACATTTTACTTGCAGTCGGAAAATGGTTTACGCAAGAAGGTGTTGGGACGGTGCTAATGCCAGAGAAAGTTCAGGCAGTTGCGAAAGTAATCCTTAATGAGTTGGATCTTTATGGAGGGAAGTCAGACGAGAAGATTTCAAATAAGGACGCTGAAGCAACAGTCATGAAGTGGGTATTTGAAACAGTTCTGGAAAAATCGGTGGAAACCTACATTGTCCAAAATATTATTTCCGCTCCTGATCCGGCAACGTTTACTATCGGCCGTCTAAGAAAGTTATTTGAGGTACACGAGCTAATTGAAGCTGGTCTGATCGAGCAACGACCTAAGAAGGAAGAACAAGAGACTATAACGAAACTATGGATCCTATTGACAAAAAAAATGCTCCCAAATTATTTCCTAGAAACAAGTCAGTTAGCTGATGAGCTTTTGATTTCTGACTATGAATCTTTGATGCAATTGATTGGTTCAAAATTTTTAGAAGATACAGGCTATCATTCGAATTTCAATAAAAATGAAACGAATACTTTAGGAATGTTTTTGTTTGATATTGCCACTCATCAAGGTATAGATAATTTAAATGAATTGAATTATTTTTTTGTGCCAGCCTTACTAGCTACAGCACAACTAGAGCCAGAGCGGTTAAATAAGGCGATGGAGTTAGGGATTCATAAAGAATTTGCATTAAGTAGTTTTATGAGTTATTACCAAAAAGGCTATTTCAATTATATGGAAAATCAAGAAGATGTTGAGCATCTGTATCAAGAGTATGAAGAGGCTTTTATAAACTGGCGTCGTAAAAAAGGCTTAGTGAATGAAGTGTTAGCAGAGTGTGAACGACTCGGGATAAGAGTGAGTTTATTTGGAGATCAAGTGTATCTTGATGGTGGAAACCCATGCCCCGGGCCATGGATCCCAAGAGATATAGAAAAATGGTACACCGAATTAACGAAAGAAGTAGCAGACAAGCACCGTGCATTAAATAAGAAGTTGATGGAGTATGCATTTCATTCACTCAATATAGAAGATTTCAATTTTATTATTTCTCCAAAGACACATATTTATGAAGCATTTACTCAATTGAAAAATGAAGTGCGCTATTATGCGCCTTCCGCACCAGGATCAATTCCTCCAGTATTTTTTGGGAATCGAGAAACTTGGCTGGATACAACTCTTAATTTAGAAAAGACGAATATTTTGGTAGCTGTCAACGAAAAAGAAGAACGGGTGTATGCCTTGAAAAACCTAGATAAAGAGGGAGGGTATGCCATCTATCGTGTAGATAAGGATCCTATGCTCTATCTTAAATATGGCTTGTTTGATAAAAAAAATGTCTGGGGAGGAGGATATTCGAAAGTCGGGGAAAAGATTCGAATTGGCAACAAGGACTACACTTTTTCTAGTCAAGTTGATCGAATGAATGCACTCACTTCTAAAGGGGATTTGAGAACAGTTATTGACAGGATTGCTCAGAAACATCGGGACCAGTTGTATCGCCAATTATATGATTCAGGAAATGATAAAACAGTTGCTAGTGCTGCCTGGGATGGTGTCAAGCATTTTATTCCATTTTATGATTGCATTGTTGGGATCAATAATCGAGATACGAAAGGAGCAGCTATTTCTTGCACAATCGACGTGGTGCTTTTACTACCTGTTTTGGGACAGGTCACTTCCCTTAATCTGAAATTCGGTTTATCCGTGGCAAAAGCAGCAATAGTGGGTGGTGCAGAAGGAATTGTTAAAAATAGTGTGCGGGCCCTTCCCAATATCGCCGAGATAGAGTCTCTAGTAATAGGTGCGATCCGTTATATTGATCCGGGAGTTGAGCTGGTCAAAGGGAGTAGTCAGTTAGTCCTCCAGAAGCTGATCAATATGAAAACACGCGCATTTATTCGAAAAGATATCAAACCACTACTGGTAAAGCTAAATAAAATAAAAAAACCGTCAGAACCATTATCGAAAGAGCTTATTTCCGCTCAGCTGAAAAAAAATGGTCCCAAGGTTTTCGTCAAACGGGTGAAAGCCCAACTATACATGCGAGTAACCAATTTGAAAACTAGAGATGTTTTTGGAGAATTCTATACGTTGCGAGGAGGACAATTAAGAGTGTTTGAAGGACAAGCCTCCTTTACCTCTGACCAACTTGATTTGATCAATCGTCTATCCAGTAAAGTGGATATCGATCAACAGTTTGTCGAGGAAAAGAATCTAAACGTCAAGTTTTATGGTGACGGAATGATTTTAACAGGAAAAAAAGAAGGAGAGCAAAGTAGCCGCTACATTGTAATGAAAAATAAAATTACGCCTATAAGAGTAACGGTCATCAAGGAGCAAGGCGTGCGTTATGATATCTGTGAAGGAGAACGGGTTTTTCCGGTGAACTACAACGGCATTGAATGGTATTTCGAACCAGCCACTTCGCGAACGCTCTCCGAAGAAGTATTACAAAAAGTAGGTAAAAATATCGATAAATTTCAATCATTGAAAGAGCCAAATACGCTTTCACCACCAGATGATTTGGGCTTGATGAGTTCAGAGACAGGTAGAACCTATATCAAGATTAATGAACGTTATGTACCATTAGTTTTATTCCATAAAGAGAAACAGCGCTATCATTTAGTTAAAAACGATATTCTTGAACCGATGACAGTCTTACGCTTAGATTTAGCAAATGATCAGTTCCGATTTGAAACAGAACTAGAAAAACGTGCCCTCAAATTTCAATCTTATGCACAACCCGCAGGTGGGAAAGACGATGTCTCAGATGACCAAATTCCTAGCACTTCAAAAGGCGCCGATTCACTTTTTGATCATCTAGCGTCATCTTCATCACAAGTATTCGTTGATAATCGGTATCCACCATATTTCCAGCTTCCAGATACACTACCTTATGCGAAGGAGTGGAATAAACTTCGCCAAGCAATACAACTTCCTGATGGGACAGATATAGTGGAGGATCCAAAAGTGATAGTACCAGTTTTATCGGAGTTTGTCCCAGAATTACCGCCTTATGTAATCAGTGATGAAGCTAAATTAAGAGAGAAAATTACTTCAGCAATTAAAGAGTATTTCCCCGAAGGTTCAAATCCGAATTATCGTGTATTTTCTGGTATCGATATCACTAAGGCACCAGAATCACTCAAACCATTTCTAAAACAATTTACTGCAGAGTTTAAAAATGCGCACGAAAATTTCCAGAAATTTATAGATAAGGAGAAGGAACTATCAAAAGAAAAGGCTCTTGCACCTACGACTGCGGGAGCTTACTTAATCGAAATGTTTAGACTAAGTGATGCGGAAAATCAAGAACAAATTTTAAAAGAAATTATGAAGCGCTTGTTATCAGTTGCAAAAAAAAGTACGCAGCTTCTTGAACAAACGGAGGATTTTAATTTTAAAAATATTTGGCTTGTTTCTACTGATTTATTGCGTGATGAGGTGACAAAAAATTACTACTCACAAATTAAAGGACGCATGGGTGCACATGCGTTTGTTATGCGGTTTGACCCTGAATGTCGAATTATTTTCATGCTTGATGGTTTTCATGTAAATCCAGCTACTAGACCAGGGATTCAAGCACAGCCAAGTTCCAAGGATACTCTTATGCACGAAGTGACCCATATTGTCGCGTCATCGGACGATTTGATAAGTTGTCCAAGTAGTCCGATAGGTTTCAGGAGTAGTGGAGAAGATCTTCGAAAGAGATACGAAGTAAATTTTCTGAAGCTAATTCATGGCGAAGGGTTTGATTCTTTTGTGGAGAATGTAAGTGAGATGTTAAATTTGCCGACTGTCACAAAACAAGCTGTCTTCAATGCTGTACTGACTGACAAGATGTTAAAAGCAAACCTTCAAATAACCGATGCTGAGATGCTGATGACTTGTATTCGTGATATTGGATTAGGACGAAACTTTTTTGAGCGAGCACCCGTAAAAAGAAGTCTAGCTGACCAACTAGGAAACGGCGACCTATTGTTTGCTCTTGCTGTGATTGAAGTAGTTAATGTGGAGAATTTAGTAACCGAGCATCAATTAGAAACTACCTTAGAAAACGCGGAAAAAACGACAGAAATTAACGTCTCACAGCATACACAGGCCCCTTCGGGAAATAGAAGTTTTTCAACCATTAAAAATATAGGTAAAACAAATAGTAATGATACGAATACAAGGCTTATGCACAAGCAAGAAATCAGAAAGCGCGCCGAATTGAATCTATAA
- a CDS encoding DUF1538 domain-containing protein → MNFLVTFFAGIGQVGYEVILAVAPIVGLFVLMNFLSFKLRRKRFFDIMKGFLITTIGLVLFLHGVNVAYVPVGQHLGSAIASLANNQILIPLGFVMGFLVGFAEPAIHVMVKQVEELSEGRIHAKVMLAVISIGIGLAVGLSMWRLLAGFSLYYFLVPGYGLAFVLGAKVDKLFLSMAFDNGGVATGPMCSTFILSMSVAIATQIDGRDPIIDGFGVVAMIALTPILSTLVLGFIYKQKDKKDQKNKEKLQQMEEQQ, encoded by the coding sequence ATGAATTTTTTGGTCACTTTTTTTGCAGGTATTGGACAAGTTGGATATGAAGTCATCCTTGCGGTGGCACCGATCGTGGGCCTATTTGTACTAATGAACTTTCTTTCATTCAAATTGAGGAGAAAACGTTTTTTTGATATCATGAAAGGTTTTTTGATCACAACTATCGGATTAGTTTTATTTTTACATGGTGTAAATGTTGCTTATGTACCAGTAGGGCAACACCTGGGAAGTGCAATTGCTTCTTTAGCGAATAATCAGATCCTGATTCCTTTAGGGTTTGTTATGGGATTTTTAGTAGGTTTTGCAGAGCCAGCTATCCATGTGATGGTCAAACAAGTCGAAGAACTAAGTGAAGGTCGGATTCATGCAAAAGTAATGTTAGCAGTGATCTCGATTGGGATCGGTCTAGCAGTCGGTCTATCCATGTGGCGCTTATTAGCTGGTTTTTCTCTTTATTATTTCTTGGTTCCTGGATATGGCTTAGCTTTTGTTTTAGGTGCAAAAGTCGACAAGCTTTTTCTATCGATGGCTTTTGATAACGGCGGTGTCGCCACAGGACCGATGTGTTCTACCTTTATTTTGTCTATGAGTGTGGCAATCGCCACACAGATCGACGGTCGAGATCCAATTATTGATGGATTTGGCGTGGTGGCAATGATCGCATTGACACCGATACTATCAACATTAGTCTTAGGGTTCATTTATAAACAAAAAGACAAAAAAGATCAGAAAAACAAAGAAAAATTACAACAAATGGAGGAACAACAATGA
- a CDS encoding carbohydrate ABC transporter permease, which yields MKQKDLFRNGHAFLVLPVIMISILVFIPMVLALITSFQSGPPVNMTFNGLGNYQRMLGDSTFRKAFFNTFLYLLVQVPVMLFLALFISNLLNDKKLKFKGLFRTAIFLPCITSMVSYSLIMKSLFSQSGLVNNLLVGIGLIDNPIGWLTHPFWAKVLIIISITWRWTGYNMIFFLSGMQNIDPEIYEAADIDGASRWQQFIKITIPNLKPIILFTSITSTIGTLQLFDEVQNITGGGPANATTTLSQYIYNLSYKFTPNFGYAAAVSFVIVLFIVLLSVIQTKIGSESK from the coding sequence ATGAAGCAAAAGGATCTATTCAGAAATGGTCATGCGTTTTTAGTTTTGCCAGTGATCATGATCTCGATTTTGGTTTTTATACCAATGGTGTTAGCACTGATCACCTCTTTTCAAAGTGGACCTCCTGTAAATATGACGTTCAACGGATTAGGAAATTATCAACGAATGTTAGGAGATTCGACTTTTCGTAAAGCATTTTTCAATACCTTTTTATACTTATTAGTACAGGTTCCTGTCATGTTGTTTTTGGCATTGTTTATTTCAAATCTATTGAATGATAAAAAATTGAAGTTCAAAGGATTGTTCAGAACAGCGATTTTCTTGCCATGTATTACCTCAATGGTCAGCTATTCTTTGATCATGAAAAGTTTATTTTCCCAATCAGGTTTAGTCAATAACCTTTTAGTTGGAATTGGCTTGATCGATAACCCGATCGGTTGGTTGACTCATCCATTCTGGGCAAAAGTTTTGATCATTATTTCCATCACATGGCGTTGGACAGGGTATAATATGATTTTCTTTTTATCTGGTATGCAAAACATCGATCCAGAAATATATGAAGCTGCTGATATTGATGGCGCATCAAGGTGGCAACAGTTCATTAAAATCACGATACCTAACTTGAAACCAATCATTTTGTTTACATCGATCACTTCAACGATCGGTACCTTGCAATTATTTGATGAGGTACAAAATATCACTGGTGGTGGGCCAGCTAATGCAACGACGACATTGTCACAATATATCTATAATTTGAGTTATAAATTCACCCCGAATTTTGGTTATGCCGCAGCTGTTTCTTTCGTTATCGTACTATTTATCGTCTTGTTATCAGTGATTCAAACTAAAATAGGGAGTGAGAGCAAATGA